Proteins co-encoded in one Populus trichocarpa isolate Nisqually-1 chromosome 10, P.trichocarpa_v4.1, whole genome shotgun sequence genomic window:
- the LOC18102713 gene encoding actin-related protein 5 isoform X1, protein MPFVSQIKRQTDYNLYSSTTPIVIDNGASNFRIGWAGENDPRVIFRNIVQRPRHKTTGETVSIVGDHDTTLLKYFDCSRSGPRSAFDSNVVYQFEIMEYILDFGFDRLGANGSEIDHPVLITECILNPVQSRSKMAELLFETYGVPSVAFGVDAAFSYKYNQQHGICDKDGLAICPGFTTTHVIPFIDGEPVYKGCSRTNIGGYHVTDYLKQLLSLKYPHHMARLTWEKVEDLKMEHCYIATDYASEARLFQKGTKEAEEKTRCWQLPWVPPPVEEPPSEEEIARKAAIKERQGQRLREMAEAKRSTRINELENQLRGLEFLLQQLEQVEESEIPFFLKDTGYVSRQEIETALAKATQSLRKVKGEPKGEQAEVEEKTDEKYPLVNIPDNMLTQDQLREKRRQMFLKTTSDGRQRAKQKRVEEDLERERKNQLDEQKRLENPELYLGEMRTKYKELCEKVEQRKRLKTNGNHSNGNGMSGGVGRGERLNAAQRERMRLLTTAAFDRGKGEDNFGAKDEDWQLYKLMSKDNDDDDEGPDEDETELARVSSRLQEIDATFVPKPEPGPSQSAADMPRSRPLTKEDFQILLGVERFRCPEILFHPNLVGIDQAGLDETAGVSMRRLSSKDQVLEERLTNSILMTGGSCLYPGLSERLEAGIRMIRPCGSPIKVVRALDPVLDAWRGASLYAAAVQFPQQTFSRMDYFEKGEDWLRGYQFQYTL, encoded by the exons ATGCCTTTTGTTTCCCAGATAAAAAGACAAACAGATTACAATCTCTACTCTTCAACTACTCCTATAGTAATCGACAATGGTGCCTCCAATTTTCGTATTGG ATGGGCGGGGGAGAACGATCCTCGAGTTATTTTCCGTAACATTGTTCAAAGACCACGCCACAAAACCACTG GTGAAACGGTTAGTATTGTTGGGGATCATGATACTACATTGTTGAAGTACTTCGATTGTAGTCGGTCGGGGCCTCGCTCCGCTTTCGATAGCAATGTTGTTTATCAGTTCGAGATTATGGAATAT ATTCTCGACTTTGGTTTCGATCGGCTGGGAGCAAATGGATCAGAG ATTGATCATCCTGTCCTGATCACAGAATGCATACTCAACCCTGTTCAATCTCGCAGTAAAATGGCGGAGCTGCTTTTTGAAACTTACGGAGTTCCATCTGTAG CGTTCGGTGTTGATGCTGCATTCAGCTATAAGTATAATCAACAGCATGGGATTTGTGATAAAGATGGGCTTGCTATTTGTCCAGGATTTACAACAACTCATGTTATTCCG TTTATTGATGGAGAGCCTGTTTATAAAGGGTGCTCCCGAACTAATATTGGTGGATACCATGTCACTGATTACTTGAAGCAGCTCCTTTCACTTAAATACCCTCATCACAT GGCTCGGTTAACATGGGAGAAGGTTGAAGACCTGAAGATGGAGCATTGTTATATTGCAACAGACTATGCTTCAGAAGCTCGATTATTTCAG AAAGGGACCAAGGAAGCTGAAGAAAAAACGAGGTGTTGGCAGCTCCCTTGGGTTCCACCACCAGTTGAGGAGCCTCCATCAGAAGAAGAGATTGCCAGAAAGGCAGCTATAAAGGAAAGACAAGGTCAACGGTTGCGAGAAATGGCTGAGGCAAAAAGGTCAACGAGGATAAATGAGCTAGAGAACCAGTTGCGTGGCTTGGAATTCCTTTTGCAGCAGCTGGAACAAGTGGAAGAGAGTGAAATTCCATTTTTCCTGAAAGATACTGGCTATGTTTCCAGGCAAGAAATAGAAACTGCTCTTGCCAAAGCAACGCAGTCATTACGAAAAGTAAAGGGTGAGCCAAAGGGTGAACAGGCTGAAGTTGAAGAAAAGACTGATGAAAAGTATCCTCTTGTCAATATTCCTGATAACATGCTGACCCAAGATCAG ctaagagaaaagagaagacaGATGTTCCTTAAAACCACATCTGATGGCCGCCAACGAGCTAAACAGAAACGTGTTGAAGAGGACCTGGAACGAGAAAGGAAAAATCAGCTAGATGAACAAAAACGCTT AGAGAACCCAGAGCTTTATCTAGGAGAAATGCGTACTAAATACAAAGAACTCTGTGAGAAAGTTGAGCAGCGAAAACGACTCAAGACAAATGGGAACCACTCAAATGGAAATGGTATGTCTGGTGGTGTTGGTCGCGGTGAGAGATTGAATGCTGCCCAAAGAGAAAGGATGCGCCTCTTAACAACAGCAGCTTTTGACCGAGGGAAGGGTGAGGATAATTTTGGTGCCAAAGATGAAGATTGGCAACTTTACAAACTGATGAGCAAAGataacgatgatgatgatgaggggCCAGATGAGGATGAGACAGAGCTTGCCCGTGTATCTTCCAGGCTTCAG GAGATAGACGCAACATTTGTTCCCAAGCCAGAACCAGGGCCCTCACAATCAGCTGCTGACATGCCACGGTCTCGTCCTCTTACCAAGGAAGATTTCCAAATTCTGCTCGGGGTTGAAAGGTTCCGATGCCCTGAAATTCTGTTTCATCCCAACTTAGTTGGAATCGACCAGGCAGGCCTAGATGAGACGGCTGGGGTCTCAATGAGGAGGCTATCATCCAAGGACCAAGTCTTGGAGGAAAGACTGACCAATTCAATTCTGATGACTGGTGGAAGCTGCCTTTACCCTGGTCTGAGTGAGCGCTTAGAAGCTGGAATCCGAATGATTAGGCCATGTGGGTCACCTATAAAGGTGGTCAGAGCACTTGATCCTGTTCTTGACGCTTGGCGCGGGGCTTCTCTTTATGCTGCTGCAGTTCAATTCCCACAACAGACATTTAGTAGAATGGATTACTTTGAGAAGGGTGAAGATTGGCTTCGCGGATACCAATTTCAATACACTTTATAA
- the LOC18102713 gene encoding actin-related protein 5 isoform X2, protein MLFISSRLWNIFSTLVSIGWEQMDQSKMAELLFETYGVPSVAFGVDAAFSYKYNQQHGICDKDGLAICPGFTTTHVIPFIDGEPVYKGCSRTNIGGYHVTDYLKQLLSLKYPHHMARLTWEKVEDLKMEHCYIATDYASEARLFQKGTKEAEEKTRCWQLPWVPPPVEEPPSEEEIARKAAIKERQGQRLREMAEAKRSTRINELENQLRGLEFLLQQLEQVEESEIPFFLKDTGYVSRQEIETALAKATQSLRKVKGEPKGEQAEVEEKTDEKYPLVNIPDNMLTQDQLREKRRQMFLKTTSDGRQRAKQKRVEEDLERERKNQLDEQKRLENPELYLGEMRTKYKELCEKVEQRKRLKTNGNHSNGNGMSGGVGRGERLNAAQRERMRLLTTAAFDRGKGEDNFGAKDEDWQLYKLMSKDNDDDDEGPDEDETELARVSSRLQEIDATFVPKPEPGPSQSAADMPRSRPLTKEDFQILLGVERFRCPEILFHPNLVGIDQAGLDETAGVSMRRLSSKDQVLEERLTNSILMTGGSCLYPGLSERLEAGIRMIRPCGSPIKVVRALDPVLDAWRGASLYAAAVQFPQQTFSRMDYFEKGEDWLRGYQFQYTL, encoded by the exons ATGTTGTTTATCAGTTCGAGATTATGGAATAT ATTCTCGACTTTGGTTTCGATCGGCTGGGAGCAAATGGATCAGAG TAAAATGGCGGAGCTGCTTTTTGAAACTTACGGAGTTCCATCTGTAG CGTTCGGTGTTGATGCTGCATTCAGCTATAAGTATAATCAACAGCATGGGATTTGTGATAAAGATGGGCTTGCTATTTGTCCAGGATTTACAACAACTCATGTTATTCCG TTTATTGATGGAGAGCCTGTTTATAAAGGGTGCTCCCGAACTAATATTGGTGGATACCATGTCACTGATTACTTGAAGCAGCTCCTTTCACTTAAATACCCTCATCACAT GGCTCGGTTAACATGGGAGAAGGTTGAAGACCTGAAGATGGAGCATTGTTATATTGCAACAGACTATGCTTCAGAAGCTCGATTATTTCAG AAAGGGACCAAGGAAGCTGAAGAAAAAACGAGGTGTTGGCAGCTCCCTTGGGTTCCACCACCAGTTGAGGAGCCTCCATCAGAAGAAGAGATTGCCAGAAAGGCAGCTATAAAGGAAAGACAAGGTCAACGGTTGCGAGAAATGGCTGAGGCAAAAAGGTCAACGAGGATAAATGAGCTAGAGAACCAGTTGCGTGGCTTGGAATTCCTTTTGCAGCAGCTGGAACAAGTGGAAGAGAGTGAAATTCCATTTTTCCTGAAAGATACTGGCTATGTTTCCAGGCAAGAAATAGAAACTGCTCTTGCCAAAGCAACGCAGTCATTACGAAAAGTAAAGGGTGAGCCAAAGGGTGAACAGGCTGAAGTTGAAGAAAAGACTGATGAAAAGTATCCTCTTGTCAATATTCCTGATAACATGCTGACCCAAGATCAG ctaagagaaaagagaagacaGATGTTCCTTAAAACCACATCTGATGGCCGCCAACGAGCTAAACAGAAACGTGTTGAAGAGGACCTGGAACGAGAAAGGAAAAATCAGCTAGATGAACAAAAACGCTT AGAGAACCCAGAGCTTTATCTAGGAGAAATGCGTACTAAATACAAAGAACTCTGTGAGAAAGTTGAGCAGCGAAAACGACTCAAGACAAATGGGAACCACTCAAATGGAAATGGTATGTCTGGTGGTGTTGGTCGCGGTGAGAGATTGAATGCTGCCCAAAGAGAAAGGATGCGCCTCTTAACAACAGCAGCTTTTGACCGAGGGAAGGGTGAGGATAATTTTGGTGCCAAAGATGAAGATTGGCAACTTTACAAACTGATGAGCAAAGataacgatgatgatgatgaggggCCAGATGAGGATGAGACAGAGCTTGCCCGTGTATCTTCCAGGCTTCAG GAGATAGACGCAACATTTGTTCCCAAGCCAGAACCAGGGCCCTCACAATCAGCTGCTGACATGCCACGGTCTCGTCCTCTTACCAAGGAAGATTTCCAAATTCTGCTCGGGGTTGAAAGGTTCCGATGCCCTGAAATTCTGTTTCATCCCAACTTAGTTGGAATCGACCAGGCAGGCCTAGATGAGACGGCTGGGGTCTCAATGAGGAGGCTATCATCCAAGGACCAAGTCTTGGAGGAAAGACTGACCAATTCAATTCTGATGACTGGTGGAAGCTGCCTTTACCCTGGTCTGAGTGAGCGCTTAGAAGCTGGAATCCGAATGATTAGGCCATGTGGGTCACCTATAAAGGTGGTCAGAGCACTTGATCCTGTTCTTGACGCTTGGCGCGGGGCTTCTCTTTATGCTGCTGCAGTTCAATTCCCACAACAGACATTTAGTAGAATGGATTACTTTGAGAAGGGTGAAGATTGGCTTCGCGGATACCAATTTCAATACACTTTATAA
- the LOC18102713 gene encoding actin-related protein 5 isoform X3, protein MAELLFETYGVPSVAFGVDAAFSYKYNQQHGICDKDGLAICPGFTTTHVIPFIDGEPVYKGCSRTNIGGYHVTDYLKQLLSLKYPHHMARLTWEKVEDLKMEHCYIATDYASEARLFQKGTKEAEEKTRCWQLPWVPPPVEEPPSEEEIARKAAIKERQGQRLREMAEAKRSTRINELENQLRGLEFLLQQLEQVEESEIPFFLKDTGYVSRQEIETALAKATQSLRKVKGEPKGEQAEVEEKTDEKYPLVNIPDNMLTQDQLREKRRQMFLKTTSDGRQRAKQKRVEEDLERERKNQLDEQKRLENPELYLGEMRTKYKELCEKVEQRKRLKTNGNHSNGNGMSGGVGRGERLNAAQRERMRLLTTAAFDRGKGEDNFGAKDEDWQLYKLMSKDNDDDDEGPDEDETELARVSSRLQEIDATFVPKPEPGPSQSAADMPRSRPLTKEDFQILLGVERFRCPEILFHPNLVGIDQAGLDETAGVSMRRLSSKDQVLEERLTNSILMTGGSCLYPGLSERLEAGIRMIRPCGSPIKVVRALDPVLDAWRGASLYAAAVQFPQQTFSRMDYFEKGEDWLRGYQFQYTL, encoded by the exons ATGGCGGAGCTGCTTTTTGAAACTTACGGAGTTCCATCTGTAG CGTTCGGTGTTGATGCTGCATTCAGCTATAAGTATAATCAACAGCATGGGATTTGTGATAAAGATGGGCTTGCTATTTGTCCAGGATTTACAACAACTCATGTTATTCCG TTTATTGATGGAGAGCCTGTTTATAAAGGGTGCTCCCGAACTAATATTGGTGGATACCATGTCACTGATTACTTGAAGCAGCTCCTTTCACTTAAATACCCTCATCACAT GGCTCGGTTAACATGGGAGAAGGTTGAAGACCTGAAGATGGAGCATTGTTATATTGCAACAGACTATGCTTCAGAAGCTCGATTATTTCAG AAAGGGACCAAGGAAGCTGAAGAAAAAACGAGGTGTTGGCAGCTCCCTTGGGTTCCACCACCAGTTGAGGAGCCTCCATCAGAAGAAGAGATTGCCAGAAAGGCAGCTATAAAGGAAAGACAAGGTCAACGGTTGCGAGAAATGGCTGAGGCAAAAAGGTCAACGAGGATAAATGAGCTAGAGAACCAGTTGCGTGGCTTGGAATTCCTTTTGCAGCAGCTGGAACAAGTGGAAGAGAGTGAAATTCCATTTTTCCTGAAAGATACTGGCTATGTTTCCAGGCAAGAAATAGAAACTGCTCTTGCCAAAGCAACGCAGTCATTACGAAAAGTAAAGGGTGAGCCAAAGGGTGAACAGGCTGAAGTTGAAGAAAAGACTGATGAAAAGTATCCTCTTGTCAATATTCCTGATAACATGCTGACCCAAGATCAG ctaagagaaaagagaagacaGATGTTCCTTAAAACCACATCTGATGGCCGCCAACGAGCTAAACAGAAACGTGTTGAAGAGGACCTGGAACGAGAAAGGAAAAATCAGCTAGATGAACAAAAACGCTT AGAGAACCCAGAGCTTTATCTAGGAGAAATGCGTACTAAATACAAAGAACTCTGTGAGAAAGTTGAGCAGCGAAAACGACTCAAGACAAATGGGAACCACTCAAATGGAAATGGTATGTCTGGTGGTGTTGGTCGCGGTGAGAGATTGAATGCTGCCCAAAGAGAAAGGATGCGCCTCTTAACAACAGCAGCTTTTGACCGAGGGAAGGGTGAGGATAATTTTGGTGCCAAAGATGAAGATTGGCAACTTTACAAACTGATGAGCAAAGataacgatgatgatgatgaggggCCAGATGAGGATGAGACAGAGCTTGCCCGTGTATCTTCCAGGCTTCAG GAGATAGACGCAACATTTGTTCCCAAGCCAGAACCAGGGCCCTCACAATCAGCTGCTGACATGCCACGGTCTCGTCCTCTTACCAAGGAAGATTTCCAAATTCTGCTCGGGGTTGAAAGGTTCCGATGCCCTGAAATTCTGTTTCATCCCAACTTAGTTGGAATCGACCAGGCAGGCCTAGATGAGACGGCTGGGGTCTCAATGAGGAGGCTATCATCCAAGGACCAAGTCTTGGAGGAAAGACTGACCAATTCAATTCTGATGACTGGTGGAAGCTGCCTTTACCCTGGTCTGAGTGAGCGCTTAGAAGCTGGAATCCGAATGATTAGGCCATGTGGGTCACCTATAAAGGTGGTCAGAGCACTTGATCCTGTTCTTGACGCTTGGCGCGGGGCTTCTCTTTATGCTGCTGCAGTTCAATTCCCACAACAGACATTTAGTAGAATGGATTACTTTGAGAAGGGTGAAGATTGGCTTCGCGGATACCAATTTCAATACACTTTATAA